In a single window of the Perca flavescens isolate YP-PL-M2 chromosome 18, PFLA_1.0, whole genome shotgun sequence genome:
- the si:ch73-91k6.2 gene encoding alpha-1,6-mannosyl-glycoprotein 2-beta-N-acetylglucosaminyltransferase codes for MRFRLLKRNLLALLGVSFVVVTLLFSTRVLLVSDNDTTGPNTDDNDVVQVNQCTRSGASPKFNFGSLAELTKSVYNANYRQCVHNADRFPGESGLVLVVQVHNRPEYLRLLIRSLEKAAEVHSFLLIFSHDYFSEEMNAIVQGITFCKVLQIYFPFSTQLYPDEFPGKDPRDCPRDLSKDAALKTGCLNAEHPDSYGHYREALITQTKHHWWWKLHFVWERVQAMQGYSGFVVLLEEDNYILPDFFHFYKSMMEFRKSSCPDCDMLSLGNHDGLTDFARLSGKVSTTGWMSTKHNIGMAISREVYYKLMGCNNEFCTYDDYNWDWTLQHLSGTCISKPVKVLAAQGSRVLHTGDCGLHQKENCRPEWASQKVEESLLAASDGLFPPSLVLNGAEGVEHKAHMKNGGWGDVRDHILCKNYAKRL; via the coding sequence atgaggtttCGGCTGCTTAAAAGGAATCTGCTCGCGCTGTTGGGTGTTTCCTTTGTAGTTGTGACTCTCCTGTTTTCAACACGTGTGTTATTAGTTTCCGATAATGACACAACTGGACCTAATACTGATGATAATGACGTCGTTCAGGTTAATCAGTGCACGCGCTCTGGTGCCTCGCCGAAGTTTAACTTCGGCTCGCTCGCGGAGCTGACAAAGTCCGTTTACAATGCCAATTACAGGCAGTGCGTTCACAACGCGGATAGGTTCCCAGGGGAGTCTGGACTGGTGCTGGTCGTGCAGGTCCACAACAGGCCTGAATACCTCCGACTGCTCATCAGGTCGCTGGAGAAAGCGGCCGAAGTCCACAgcttcctcctcatcttcagCCATGACTACTTTTCAGAGGAAATGAACGCCATTGTGCAAGGGATAACGTTCTGCAAAGTCCTGCAAATCTATTTCCCCTTCAGCACTCAGCTGTATCCCGATGAGTTTCCTGGAAAGGATCCGAGGGACTGCCCCCGAGACCTGTCCAAGGACGCCGCTCTCAAAACAGGATGCCTGAACGCGGAGCACCCGGACTCGTACGGACACTACAGGGAGGCGTTAATCACTCAAACCAAACACCACTGGTGGTGGAAATTGCACTTTGTGTGGGAGCGAGTGCAGGCCATGCAGGGCTACAGCGGCTTTGTAGTCCTTCTGGAGGAGGACAACTACATCTTACCGGACTTTTTCCATTTCTACAAATCGATGATGGAGTTCAGGAAGAGCAGCTGCCCGGATTGTGACATGCTGTCCTTGGGCAACCACGATGGCCTGACCGATTTCGCCAGACTGTCCGGTAAGGTGTCGACCACCGGGTGGATGTCCACTAAACACAACATAGGCATGGCCATCTCCAGGGAGGTGTACTACAAACTGatgggctgcaacaacgaattcTGCACCTACGACGACTACAACTGGGACTGGACTCTGCAGCACCTGTCGGGAACCTGCATATCGAAGCCTGTCAAAGTGCTTGCGGCACAGGGCTCCAGGGTTCTCCACACGGGAGACTGTGGCCTTCACCAGAAGGAGAACTGCAGGCCAGAATGGGCCTCGCAGAAAGTAGAGGAGAGCCTTCTAGCGGCCAGCGACGGCCTCTTCCCGCCGTCTCTTGTACTTAATGGCGCAGAAGGAGTTGAGCACAAGGCGCACATGAAGAACGGCGGGTGGGGGGATGTTCGAGACCATATTCTATGCAAAAACTACGCCAAACGTCTTTGA